CCCGCCGGGCGATGACATCGATAAGATAGAGAACCGTCGAGACGAAGTAAAACAGGAGAGTGATTTTGAAGAACAGGAAGTGAAGGTTCATGTCATCTCTTTCGGCAGGTGAATCCCTAGCTCCGCCAGTGAAAAACCCTCACCGAAGAGGGTCTCGAGAAGATGGTCGATGCCGGCGGTGTTCCGGCGGGCGATCAGGGCAGGCAGACCGCCGTCCAGAATACGGCGCAAAATCGCTCGATTATATTCAGTTTTCTTTCCCAGTGTCAACCGCTTTCGGCGCAGGGCCGCGGCGATCTCCAGGACGGTAGACCACTCGGGACCGAGGGTTCCGCTCAGGTGATCCCTGACCAGAGCGGCCAGCGCCGGACTGCTTCCCCCGGTGGACACGCTCACCGTCAGGTCCCCCCGGACCAGCAGGGCCGGAAGGGTAAAGTCCCCAGCGGCTGGTGCATCGGCCATGTTGATCAGCACGCCCAGCTCGTGGGCCTCGCGGAGGACGGCGGCGTTCACCTCCCGGTCGTCCGTGGCGGCGAAAGCCAGAAAAGCCCCCTCCAGGTCCCCCCTGCGGTAGGCGCGGCGGATGACCTCAATCTTTTCCAGATCCCCTTCCTGCTCATTCTGCTCGGGAGCGATCAGTCG
The genomic region above belongs to Desulfuromonas sp. TF and contains:
- a CDS encoding bifunctional precorrin-2 dehydrogenase/sirohydrochlorin ferrochelatase — its product is MPDYPILLQLENRLCVVIGGGEVGLRKVRSLLRSGARVRLIAPEQNEQEGDLEKIEVIRRAYRRGDLEGAFLAFAATDDREVNAAVLREAHELGVLINMADAPAAGDFTLPALLVRGDLTVSVSTGGSSPALAALVRDHLSGTLGPEWSTVLEIAAALRRKRLTLGKKTEYNRAILRRILDGGLPALIARRNTAGIDHLLETLFGEGFSLAELGIHLPKEMT